From Bacteroidota bacterium:
GCCAGCCGTATGCTGGAGGAAGGAATTTATGTTACCGGTTTCTATTATCCCGTTGTACCCAAGGGCCAGGCCAGAATACGCATTCAATTGTCAGCTGCCCATACCAAAGAACACCTGGACAAAGCCATTTATGCATTCATTAAAGTTGGCAAAGAGTTAAATGTTTTTGAAACAAAAAAATAATAAAGGATTTACTACTGTAATTTTTTACCTTTGTTGTTCATTTAACATTTTTACCAATGAATAAATTTGAAGCAGTCGAAAAGAAAATTTACAATAAGGAGCAAATCCCACAGATGTTGGCTTTATGGCGTTTCCAGAATAAAAAAATCGCTTTCACCAATGGTTGTTTTGACATATTGCACAGAGGACATGTGGAATATCTGGCCAAAGCAGCTTCACTGGGCGATATATTGATTGTTGGGCTGAATACGGATGATTCCGTCAAACGCATTAAAGGCGAAGGGCGCCCTGTTCAGGATGAAATTTCCAGAGCACTGGTATTGTCTTCCCTACAATTCGTCAATGCAGTAATTTTGTTTGATGAAGACACTCCTTATGAACTGATCAAACTGGTTCAACCCGATATTTTGGTCAAAGGCAGCGACTATAAAGCCAAAGAAATTGTTGGATACGACATTGTAACCGCCA
This genomic window contains:
- the rfaE2 gene encoding D-glycero-beta-D-manno-heptose 1-phosphate adenylyltransferase translates to MNKFEAVEKKIYNKEQIPQMLALWRFQNKKIAFTNGCFDILHRGHVEYLAKAASLGDILIVGLNTDDSVKRIKGEGRPVQDEISRALVLSSLQFVNAVILFDEDTPYELIKLVQPDILVKGSDYKAKEIVGYDIVTAKGGKVVTIDLIKGYSTTRMIEKMTK